The Arthrobacter sp. OAP107 DNA segment CGCGACCAGCCCAGCAGGATCGCCCGGCGCACGTGCCGGGGAGGGCAGTGGGGCGCCGGGCATCGCGTCCTACATCGACCACACGCTGCTGAAGCCGGAGGCCGGCGAGGCGGACATCCTCAAGGTGTGTGCCGAGGCCGCCGAATACAAATTCAAGTCGGTATGCGTGAACCCGCTGTGGGTCAAGACGGTCAAGACTGCACTCAAGGGCACCGGCGTGCTCACCTGCTCCGTGGCGGGTTTCCCGCTGGGCGCCACGCCCAGCGACGTCAAGGTGTTTGAGGCGCGCGGGGCCGTGCTGGATGGTGCCGACGAAGTGGACATGGTCATCGACATCGCCGCGGCCAGGGCCTCGGACAGAGGCGCCCTGATGGACGACATTAAGGCCGTGGCCGAGGCCGTGCACGCCGAAGGGGCGATCCTGAAGGTCATCATCGAGACCGGCCTGCTCAGCGACGGCCAAAAAGTCCTGGCCTGCGAAGCGGCCGTGGAGGCCGGGGCCGACTTCGTCAAGACCTCCACGGGCTTCAACGGCGGCGGCGCCACCGTCGAAGATATCGCCCTTCTGCGGCGCACCGTGGGTCCGGACCTGGGCGTTAAGGCGTCCGGCGGCGTGCGGTCCCTCGAGGACGCACAGGCTATGATTGCTGCAGGTGCAACACGTATTGGCGCCAGCTCCGGTATTGCAATCGTCAAAGGCGAACAGGGTTCGTCTGCGTACTGACCGGCGGCCGCCACAGTTTGAGCCCCGCGGGGCCGAGGAGGAATGAATGTCCAGCAAGATTGACCAGCAGGTAAAGACGCCCCAGAACGAGAACCCGCTGGCGGGCAGCATCGTTCTTTTCGTGGTGATCATGGCCCTGTTCCTGGGTGCCATCTACTCGCTGTCCTTCCTGTCGCTGGCCAACCCGTGGCCGATGGCCGTGTGCCTCGGCCTCTTCGCCCTCGCATTCTGGATCCCGCAGACCATCACCGGCCGCTCCGACTCAGCCGGCGAGTACTAAAGACCACGAAGAATTAACGGCCGAGGCCCCGGGAATCCCCGGGGCCTCGGCCGTTTAACCGTCAGTCAGCCCGCAGGCCTACGGCAGTCCCAACACGCTGCTGGCGAGCCGCCCGGCCAGGGCCAGCGCGGCCGGGAAATGCGTACCGGCCAGCGACCAGGCCGCCAGGCACATGCCCACCATCGCGTAGCCGCTCACCGGAATCAGCACCAGCCACTCCCGCCGCGAGCCGGCCCGGCCCAGCAGCGGGACGGAGAAGGCGCCGTTGGGCCGCCAAAAGTTCCTCAGCACCCAGAGCCGGCGGAGGAACTTTGGCGGCTTGATCACCAGTGGCCAGAGGAGCGGGACACCTCCAGTGGTCACCATGTCCCCCACGATGTGGACCACGACGCCGATCAGCATCGACATGGGCAGCCAGGTCCACTGGTGTGGCGCGAACCATGTCACCAGTCCGGCCATGGCAAGGGCGAAGACCCAGTTGGTGATCCATCCGGACTTCGGAAACAGCTTCAGCGCCTTGGCGGCGATGTTGATCATGAACATGCACAGCAGCCCGGCGCCGACGGACAGCACACCCCACGGCGTGTCCACCTGGACCTGCGCCGCGGCCGCGGCGAGCAGCACGAACATGGCTGCCCCCAGCACCGAGTGCGTGCCCTGCCGATGGCCGCCGCTGGCATTCTCGATGCCCACGGCGATCATGTTGGACAGCGGCGGCAGCGAATGCGCCACGGTGCTGGAGCGGTGGTCCCAGTCGCATACCAGGGCGGTGCCCGCCGTCGCCATGCCGCCGATCAGCACGCCGGCGGCATCCAGCGGATACCAGCCCAGGGTGTACGGCCCCGTCGCGGCAACAGCCACCCACGCCGCGGCTCCTGACGCGGCGTGGTGTCCTCCCATCACGGCTAGCCCTTCGTGGCTTCGAGCGGGACCGGAGCGTCCGAGAAGATGTTGCGGATCACGCCGTCGGCCCATTCCAGGATTTCGGCGTCCTGCAGGTCGCGGCCGCCGATCCGTGCCGTCTTCGGCTTGGGGATGAGCACGGCGTCGAGGGCAGGCTTGGACTGAGCGCCAGGGTACATGCGGTTGAGGCGCATGGTCTTCGATTCGGGCAGCTGCGCCGGGGAGAACCGGATGAAGTTGCCCTGCAGGGCGACGTCGGACAGCCCGGCCTCGCGTGCACCCACCCGGAAGCGCGCGACGGCGACCAGGTTCTGCGCAGGCAGGGGCGGCTCGCCGTAGCGGTCCACGAGTTCTGCGAGGACCTCGTCGATGGCTTCGTTGGTCACGGCAGACGCCAGCTTCCGGTAGGCCTCCAGCCGCAGCCGCTCCCCCGGCACGTAGTCGTGCGGCAGGTGTGCGTTGACGGGCAGCTCGATCTTCATCTCGGCCGCCTTCTCCTCCGCTTCACCGCGGTACTCGGCTACGGCCTCGCCCACCAGCCGAATGTAGAGGTCGAAGCCCACGCCCTGGATATGGCCTGACTGCTCCCCGCCCAGCAGATTGCCGGCACCGCGGATTTCCAGGTCCTTCATGGCCAGCTGCATGCCCGCGCCGAGCTCGTTGTGGGTGGCCACGGCCTTCAGGCGTTCCAGGGCCACCTCGCCCAGGGGCTTCTCCGAGGGGTAGAGGAAGTAGGCGTAGGCGCGTTCGCGTCCGCGTCCCACGCGTCCGCGCAACTGATGGAGCTGCGACAGGCCGTACTTGTCCGCGCCGTCCACGATCAGGGTGTTGGCATTTGAGATATCCAGCCCGGTCTCGATGATGGTGGTGCACACCAGGACATCGAAGCGCTTCTCCCAGAAGTCCACGATGATCTGCTCCAGCCGGCTCTCGGACATCTTGCCGTGCGCCACCTCGACCCTGGCTTCGGGAACGAGTTCGCGGATCTTGGCTGCGGTCTTTTCGATGGTGGACACGCGGTTATGCACGAAGAACACCTGGCCCTCGCGCATCAGCTCGCGGCGGATGGCGGCGGAGGTCTGCTTGTCCGTGTACGGCCCTACGTAGGTGAGCACGGGGTGGCGCTCCTCCGGCGGGGTGGCCAGGGTGGACGTTTCGCGGATGCCGGTCAGCGACATTTCGAGCGTACGCGGGATCGGCGTGGCGCTCATGGCCAGGACGTCCACGTTGGTGCGCATCTTCTTCAGCGCCTCCTTGTGTTCGACGCCGAAGCGCTGCTCCTCGTCCACGATCACCAGGCCGAGGTCCTTGAACTCGAAGTCCTTGGACAGCAGCCGGTGCGTGCCGATCACCACGTCCACGGAGCCGTTCTTCACGCCCTCGACGGTTTCCTTGGCTTCCTTGGCGGCCTGGAACCTGGACAGCGGCTTCACGCGCAGCGGGAACCCGGAGAAGCGCTCGGTGAATGTTTCGTAGTGCTGCTGTGCGAGCAGGGTGGTGGGCACCAGCACTGCTACCTGCTTGCCGTCCTGCACGGCCTTGAAGGCGGCGCGGACGGCGATCTCGGTCTTGCCGTAGCCGACGTCGCCGGAGACCAGCCGGTCCATGGGGATCTCGCGCTCCATGTCGGCCTTGACCTCGTTGATGGTGGTGAGCTGGTCCGGGGTTTCCACGTACGGGAAGGCCTCCTCCAGCT contains these protein-coding regions:
- the deoC gene encoding deoxyribose-phosphate aldolase, encoding MSNEASPGTGTATSPAGSPGARAGEGSGAPGIASYIDHTLLKPEAGEADILKVCAEAAEYKFKSVCVNPLWVKTVKTALKGTGVLTCSVAGFPLGATPSDVKVFEARGAVLDGADEVDMVIDIAAARASDRGALMDDIKAVAEAVHAEGAILKVIIETGLLSDGQKVLACEAAVEAGADFVKTSTGFNGGGATVEDIALLRRTVGPDLGVKASGGVRSLEDAQAMIAAGATRIGASSGIAIVKGEQGSSAY
- a CDS encoding metal-dependent hydrolase — protein: MGGHHAASGAAAWVAVAATGPYTLGWYPLDAAGVLIGGMATAGTALVCDWDHRSSTVAHSLPPLSNMIAVGIENASGGHRQGTHSVLGAAMFVLLAAAAAQVQVDTPWGVLSVGAGLLCMFMINIAAKALKLFPKSGWITNWVFALAMAGLVTWFAPHQWTWLPMSMLIGVVVHIVGDMVTTGGVPLLWPLVIKPPKFLRRLWVLRNFWRPNGAFSVPLLGRAGSRREWLVLIPVSGYAMVGMCLAAWSLAGTHFPAALALAGRLASSVLGLP